From Micromonospora echinospora, one genomic window encodes:
- the cbiQ gene encoding cobalt ECF transporter T component CbiQ: MFALDVAAHTGPWRVRHPGEKALLALGLLGCAVALPTWPGAALAGTAAALLLVGPARVPVPVLLRAARVPALFIATSAVPLLVSVHSPTRLGWNPAGVGTAATTTGRAAAALLCLLLFSATTPLSDVLPRLVRLGVPAAVTEVAALTYRMLFLLVDSVRAVREAQAARLGYRTWRTAHRSLAGQAGAIFVRAFTRARRLEEGLAVRGYTGSLAVQVEVRRLSPAFVVASVALLASIVALTAVSGGLWR; encoded by the coding sequence GTGTTCGCCCTCGACGTCGCCGCGCACACCGGTCCCTGGCGGGTACGGCACCCGGGCGAGAAGGCACTGCTGGCGCTGGGCCTGCTGGGGTGCGCGGTGGCCCTGCCGACGTGGCCGGGCGCCGCGTTGGCGGGCACCGCCGCCGCGCTGCTGCTGGTCGGTCCGGCCCGGGTTCCGGTGCCGGTGCTGCTGCGGGCGGCCCGGGTGCCGGCGCTGTTCATTGCCACCTCCGCGGTGCCGCTGCTGGTCTCCGTGCACTCCCCGACCCGGCTGGGCTGGAACCCGGCCGGGGTCGGGACGGCGGCCACGACGACCGGCCGCGCGGCGGCGGCCCTGCTGTGCCTGCTGCTGTTCAGCGCCACCACCCCCCTGTCCGACGTCCTGCCGAGGCTGGTCCGGCTCGGGGTCCCGGCGGCGGTGACCGAGGTCGCCGCGCTGACGTACCGGATGCTGTTCCTGCTGGTCGACAGCGTGCGCGCGGTACGCGAGGCGCAGGCGGCGCGGCTGGGCTACCGGACCTGGCGCACGGCGCACCGGTCCCTGGCCGGGCAGGCGGGGGCGATCTTCGTCCGGGCCTTCACCCGGGCCCGCCGCCTGGAGGAGGGACTGGCAGTACGCGGCTACACCGGGTCACTGGCGGTACAGGTGGAGGTCCGGCGGCTCTCCCCGGCCTTCGTGGTCGCGTCCGTCGCGCTGTTGGCGTCGATCGTGGCCCTGACGGCCGTTTCCGGTGGGCTGTGGCGGTGA